DNA from Streptomyces sp. NBC_01260:
AATGACATGGCTACTGGAACCGTGAAGTGGTTCAACTCGGAAAAGGGCTTCGGCTTCATCGAGCAGGACGGCGGCGGCGCTGACGTCTTCGCCCACTACTCCAACATCGCCACCCAGGGCTTCCGTGAGCTCCAGGAGGGCCAGAAGGTCTCCTTCGACGTCACGCAGGGCCAGAAGGGCCCGCAGGCGGAGAACATCGTCCCGGCCTAATTGCCGGACGCGTACCTCGCAGCCGGGGCCCGCACCGTGAAGGTGCGGGTCCCGGCTTGTGCTGTCCCTGGGAAGTACGGAAGTCCCGGGCGCCTTCGAGCGCCCCGCACCGGGTGCGACGAAGCACCCCGGGTGTTCCGGGCCCCCGCGCACCGCGTGCCGCAGTCCGCATTCCGCGCAGGCCCCGGCAAGTCCCAGCAGTCCCACGTAGTTCCCAGGAATCCCCAGGAGGGCAATTCCGTATGACCCGCTCCGAACGTCAGGACCGTCCCGCCCGCAATCGCCCGTCGAGGGGGCGTGGCACGGCCCAGGCAAAGGCAACCGCACAGGGTTCCGGCAAGGGATCCGGCAAGGCGTCGCCGCGTCGCAAGGCCACGCCGCCGCAGGGTGAGTTCGCCCTGCCCGAAACCATGACCCCCGCACTGCCCGCCGTCGAGGCGTTCGCCGAGCTGGACATGCCCGCCGCCCTGCTGAAAACCCTTGCCGCGCAGGGCGTCACCGACCCGTTCCCGATCCAGGGCGCCACCCTGCCGAACTCGCTCGCCGGCCGGGACATCCTCGGCCGCGGCCGTACCGGCTCCGGCAAGACCCTGGCCTTCGGCCTCGCGCTGCTGGCCCGCACCGCCGGACGCCGCTCCGAGCCGAAGGCGCCGCTCGCCCTCGTCCTCGTCCCGACCCGCGAGCTCGCCCAGCAGGTCACCGACGCACTGACGCCGTACGCGACGTCCGTCAACCTGCGGATGGCCACCGTCGTCGGCGGGATGTCGATCAGCAAGCAGTCCGGCACCCTGCGCCGCGGCGCCGAGGTGCTCGTCGCCACGCCCGGCCGGCTCAAGGACCTCATCGAGCGCGGTGACTGCCGCCTCGACCAGGTCGCCATCACCGTCCTCGACGAGGCCGACCAGATGGCCGACATGGGCTTCATGCCGCAGGTCGTCGCCCTGCTCAAGCAGGTCGAGGCGGACGGGCAGCGGATGCTCTTCTCCGCGACCCTGGACAAGAACATCGACCGGCTGGTCAAGATGTTCCTGACCGACCCCGTCGTGCACTCGGTCGACCCGTCCGCCGGTGCGGTCACCACCATGGAGCACCATGTGCTCCACGTGCTCGACGAGACCGACAAGAAGGTCGTCGCCACGAAGATCGCCGCTCGCGAGGGCCGGGTGATCATGTTCGTCGACACCAAGCGTGCCGCCGACCGCTTCGCCAAGCGGCTGCTCGCCAGCGGTGTACGGGCGGCCGCCCTGCACGGCGGCCGCTCGCAGCCGCAGCGCAACCGGACCCTGGACCAGTTCAAGAACGGCCAGGTCACCGCGCTCGTCGCGACGAACGTGGCGGCGCGCGGCATCCATGTCGACGACCTCGACCTGGTCGTCAACGTGGACCCGCCCACCGACCACAAGGACTACCTCCACCGCGGCGGGCGCACGGCGCGCGCCGGGGAGTCCGGCAGCGTCGTCACGCTGGTGCTGCCCGAGGAGAAGCGGGAGATGACCCGGCTGATGCAGGACGCGGGCATCGCGCCGCGCACCACCCGGATCAAGTCCAGCGACGAGGAGCTCACCCGGATCACCGGGGCGCGTGAGCCCTCCGGTGTCGCCATCGTGATCGAGGTCCCGCAGCCGACCCAGCCGAAGCCGCGCACGCGGCCCGGCGGCACGGGGTCCGGTGCGGGCGCCGGTGGTGGTTTCCGCTCGGGCACGCGTGGGCGCGGCCGGCGCGGCGGCGGTACGGGGGGTGCCGGAGGCGCCGGTGCGCAGGGTGCGGGTGGCGCGGGCGGTTCCGGCCGGGGCTCCGGTGCGGGGCGCTCGGGCAGCTCCGGTCGTGGCGGTGCGCCTGCGCGTGGTCGTCGCGCGGCCTAGCCGTTGTTCTCAGCCCGTCCGGCGTTTGAGGACGGAGCGTCAGCCGGGTTCGCCCGGGCGTCGCTTCCGTCCTCAGACGCCGGACGGGCTTGTTTGCGGGCGGGTTCTGTCCTCAGGCGCCGGACGGGTCCTGGCCCAGACGGGTCAGTACGTCCGCGCCGAACGCCTGCCGCAACGGGTCACCGCTTGAGCACCACGCGGCCGCCGCCTGCCGGGTCTCCTCGTCGCCGCGCTCGCGCAGCGCCTCCGCCGACGCGTGCCAGTTGTCCAGGTCCGGGCTCCCGGACCGCAGCGCCCGGCGTGCCAGCTCCTCGAACGGGGCCAGGAGACCCAGCTCGGTCTCCAGGAGCGTGGCGATCGCGCCGTGCCCCGTCTGGTGGTCCTGGCCCGCGAACGGCTCCCCGTTCCGCTCCAGTTCGACGGTCAGTGTCTCCCCGCCGTCGATGACCGCGCGGTGCACCGAGATCCGGTGCACGTCCGTGTCCCCGTACGCGTCCAGCAGTCCGCCGCGCATCTCCTGCTCCAGGTCCACCTCCAGCATCCGCCGCGCCTCGGCGAGCGCCTCCTCCAGCACCCCCTCCGGCGCTCCCGCACCGTGGTCCAGCAGTGCCCGAACCGTCTCCAGGGAGCCGCGCCGGACGGCCAGGAGGAGGGGCGCCTCGCCCCCCGGCCCCGGCAGGCAGGGGTCGGCGCCGTGGTCGAGCAGCGTCCGCGCCGTCCGCGCGTGGCCGAGCCCCACCGCCCAGCGCAGCGCCGTGAACCCGAACTGCTCGCGCAGGTCGGGCCGGGCCCCGGCGGACAGCAGCGCCTCGACCACCTCGGTGTGACCGCCGCACGCCGCGCCGCAGATCGGCAGGTCACCCGACTCCGGACCGCAGGCCCGGTCGGGATCGGCGCCGGCGGCGAGGAGCAGCCGCACCACGCCCGGCCGGTCCGAGACCGCCGCCAGGTAGAGCGGGCTCGCGCCGTTCTCGTCGGACGACTCGGCGGCTGCACCGGCGCGGAGCAGCCGCACGACGGCGTCCTCGCCCTCGTGCAACGCGTCGAACAGGCTCTGCCCGTCCGCCGCCGCCTCCGCCATCGGATCTTCTGTCACATTTCGACTGTAATACCTCTGGCGCCAAGCCCCGTTGCGGGCGGCGCCCTCTCACGTCGTGCAGTCCAGCACCGTGCGGCACAGCGCGCACCGGGCCCGCACCCGGCCGCGCACCGGAACCCTGTTGCGCTGATGGCAGGTCGGGCACGGGAAGGCGACCCGGAGCCCGTCCCGGGCGGTCTCGAAGGTGTACGGGGGCTCAGGCCCCGGGGCCGCGCCCGCACCGGGATGGTCCTGGGCGTACCGCCGGTCCTTGGCGTACCGGCGCCGGCCCGCCCAGCCGGCGGCCGTCAGCGGCGGCTGCAGCCTCTCGCGCAGGGCCTGTGCCCGGCCCTTCGTGTACGCCGTGTAGGCCTGCGGGCTGGTGAACCACGGCGAGGGGTCCTCGTCGAAGGCGAGTGCCCGCTTGGCCAGTACGTACCCGAACTCCTCAGGGGTCAGGTAGCCGAGCTTCTGGCTGGAGGTGGCGTCCTCCCGGAACGCGTCCAACAGCAGCCAGCCCGCCCCCAGATAGGCGGCCGCGGTGTCGGTGAGGATCTCGTTGTCGCGGGTGCCCGCGAACTGGAGGCCGAGCCGGTGCAGCAGCACGTGCATGACCTCGTGCGACAGCGCGGCGCCGATGTCCCTGCGGTGGGTGCGGAACCGGTCGTTGAGCTCGATGAAGTACTCCGGCCCGGCCGCGAGTTCGACGCTTCCCGCATGTTCCATCGCACGGAACGCGACGACCATGCGGGCGTCCGGCAGACGCAGGTGCTGCACCATCGCCCGCGCCACGCGCTGCGCGCCGAGATGCAGATCGTCCGAGTCGGCGAAGGCTGCGTCGGCGGGGAGGAGGCTCGGCGCGAAACGGTGGACACCGTCGTACGACAGCCGCCGGTACAGCGCGGTGATCGCCGACCGGACGGTGTCGAGGTGCGGGAAGCCGTGCACCACCGGGCTGCCGTGGGGGCTGTCGCTCACGCCCTCACCCCCGTCCGCGCCGCTCGGCTGTGCCCACTGTAACCGGGGCGGCACCGAGCGGCCCGGGTCGCGGCCCTCAGGGGCGGGCATCCTCCGGGGTGCCGGCAGCGGCAGCGGTGTCCGTCCGGACGGGCAGCCCCGGTCCCAGCTCCGCGTAGGGCGCGCCCGCGTCCTCCACCTCCAGCACCCATACCTCGTTGACGCCGTCCCGCAGGACCGGCCCCGGTACGTACAGCGTCCGCTGCGGGCCCGCCGACCAGTACCGCCCGAGGCAGAACCCGTTCACCCAGACGAACCCGCGCGTCCAGCCCGGCAGTTCAAGACCCGCGTGCCCGGTGCCGTCCGTGTCCGCGAGCTCGAAGGAACCCCGGTACAGGCCGCTGCGCCCGGACCCGTCGACCGGGACGAACGGGACGCCGGCCACCGCCGCCGCGTCCTCGAACGCGTCGAGCCGCAGCGCCCGCGCCCGTACGCCGTGCAGGAACTGGCGCTCGTGCAGCACGCCCCCGGTGATCCCCTTGGGCTCGCCGAGGCGCGGCCCGTAGTTGACCCGGCCCAGCGACTCCACCCACAGCTCGACCTCGGCGGGCCCGGCCACCGGCTCATCGAGGGTGCCGTCCTCCTCGCTCAGGACGCCCCTGCGGACACCGTCCACGTACACCACCGCCCGGTCCCTCAGGCCCGACACCCCCAGGGTGTACGGCCGTCGGGGACCCGGGACGCCGACCCGGTAGCGCACCAGGCCGCGGTCGACGCCGAGCTCCTCGAACGTGGGCGGAACACCGGACTCCGGCTGCTCCTCGTCGCCGAGTGCCTCCATGACGTCCTGCAACGACGCCCAGCCGGTCAGCGCGGCCCGCAGCGGGGCGGCGAGTCCGGCGGGCTCGTCCGGCAGTTCGGGCAGCGGTCCGTCCGCGTACTCGGCGAGGACCTTCCGCAGCAGCCAGAACTTCTCCGTGGGCCGCCCGTACTCGTCCACCGGCGCGTCGTAGTCGTACGACGTCACCGTCGGCAGGAGCTCCTGGTCCTGGAGCGGGCCCGAGCGGTTGGCGCCCGCCCAGCCGCCGAAGTTCGTCCCGCCGTGCGCCATGTAGATGTTGACCGACGCCCCGCACTCCAGGATCTCCCGCAGCGCCTCGGCGGCCTGTGCCGGATCGCGTACGACCGGCGGCGCGCCCCAGTGCTCGAACCAGCCGCACCAGAACTCCATGCACATCAGCGGGCCCGCGTCCCGGTGACGCCGGAGCACCCGGAACGCCTCGCGCGCCCCCGAGCCGAAGTTCGCCGTGGCGAGCAGACCGGGCACCGAGCCGCCCGTGAGCATGTGGTCCTCCGGCCCGTCGGAGGTGAACAGCGGGACGCTCACGCCGTACTCGCCGAGCATCGCGGCCACCTGCCGCAGATAGACCTGATCGGTGCCGTAACTGCCGTACTCGTTCTCCGCCTGGACCATGATCACCGGGCCGCCGCGGTCGATCTGCCGCTCCACGACCTGGGGCAGCAGTTCGGCGAACCAACGCCGCACCGCGCCCAGATAGCCGGCGTCGCGGGTTCGCACCCGGCGCCCGAACCCTCCGGTCACCCAGACCGGCAGACCACCGTTCTCCCACTCCGCGCAGATGTACGGACCCGGGCGGACGATCGCCCACAGGCCGGCCCGCTGGGCCGCGTCCAGGAAGCGGCCCAGTGCCGCCACGTCGTGGAACCTGCCCGGCTGCGGTTCGTGCAGATTCCACGGCACGTACGTCTCGACACAGTTCAGGCCCATCGCCCGCAGCATCGACAGCCGGTGGTCCCACTGCGCCTCGTGCACCCGGAAGTAGTGCAGGGCGCCCGACAGCAGCCGTACGGGCCGCCCGTCGAGCCGGAAGTGGTCGTCGTCGCCCACCGTGAAGTCAGCCATCGTGCTCGTTCTCTCCTGTGCGGGCGGTCCCGGAGTGCCCTGCTCCGCGACCGGTACGGCCGGAATGCGGCACGTGTGACGGAGCGGGTGAACCCGGGAGGAATGTCGCGACCCAGCCTCACCCCCTGGCGTGCGGCCGGTCCATGGACAAAGATCATTGCTGTTTGGACGCAGCACATCGCTGTCGGCGCACGACGCGAGAACCGGGGAGCGAAAGCCGATGTACCACACCTGGATGCGCTTCTTCACCCCGAGCCCGCTCCACCACCGCCTCGGCCTGGTCTGCCTCGGGGTGGGCCTCCAGCACGGCGCGCTGCCCACCGTCGGGCCCCGCACCCTGGACCACCACGTGGCCGTGGTCATCAACTCGGGCAGCGGCTGGTTCGCCGGGCCGGACGGGCGGCGGATGCCGGTCACCGGGCCCAGCCTGATCTGGCTGACCCCGGGCACCCCGCACCACTACGGCGCCGACCCGGCCACCGGCTGGGACGAGAGCTTCGTCGACTTCACCGGCCCCGCCACCACCACGTACACCGAACTCGGCTACATCGAGCCGGACCGCCCGCTGGTCCCGCTCTCCGACACGGCGGCACCGCGGGCCGCCATCGGCCGGATGGTGCGGGCGGCGCGGCGCGGGAACCCGCTGCTGGAGGTGGAGACCGGTGCGGCCGTCCATGAGCTGCTCGTCGCGCTGCGCCGGGCCCGCGCCGATGTCAGCCCCGACGGCGACCCGGTGCTCCAGGCCATGACCCGGGACGCGTTCCAGCCGCTCTCCGTCGCCGAGCACGCCGCCCGGCACGGCATGACACCCGCCGAACTGCGCACGGCCGTCCGGCGCGGTGCGGGCTGCAGCCCCAAGGACTACCTCCTCGGCATCCGGCTCGGCCGCGCCAAGGAGCTCCTCGCCACCAGCGATCTGCCGGTCGCGGCCGTCGCCCGCCGCGTCGGGTACGACGATCCGGCGTACTTCTCCCGCCTGTTCGCCCGCCGCGTCGGCACCGCCCCGGTCCGCTTCCGCGAGCAGCAGGGGCGCAGTGTGCCGGGCGGCTGGAGCGACCGGGTGCCGGACCCCGACCACCCGCCCACGATCACTCCGTAGCCCGCTCCGCCGGACAGGCCCTAAGCTCGACGACCATGACCACGAGCGACATCGACGATTCCGTAGGCACCGAGCTGAACCGGCTGCGCGAGAGCATCGACAACATCGACGCGGCAGTTGTCCACATGCTCGCCGAGCGCTTCAAGTGCACCCAGCAGGTGGGCCATCTCAAGGCCGCCCACCAGCTCCCCCCGGCCGACCCGGCGCGCGAGGGCCGCCAGATCGCCCGGCTGCGCCAGCTCGCCGAGAGCGCCCACCTGGACCCGGCGTTCGCCGAGAAGCTGCTGAACTTCATCGTGGCCGAGGTCATCCGCCACCACGAACGCATCGCCGACGAATCGGCGAACGGCACGGCCGGCACGAGGGCGTGAGCGGCGCCGGGTCCGCCCCGGTCGTCGCCGCTCAGGGCGAGCTCTCCCCCAGCGGGCGGTCCGCCGTCTCCTCGGCCAGGGTCCCCGCCACCGCCGCGCCCACCGTCCCCAGCATCACGAACACCGCCGCGACGCTGTCTCCCGCCGCGTGGACCACCGGCCAGGATCGGGCCGAGGTCACCGCGAATGCGCTGGACCCGGGCCCACGGGCGGCGCGGGCATCTGTACCTGAGCCGCTGACGAGGGCCCGTACGAGAAGGTCCCCAGCGACAGCGTCCCACTGGGCCGGCTCGACGCTCCCGATGACGAATGGCGGATCCAGCGGCTGAGCAGTGAATTGCTCAGCGGTGATCCGGACCCGGCGTTGGACCCATGGTCCGCTGGTCGTCCAGGCGTTGCGGGCCCGGCGCCGACGACAGCCGAACATCTCCGCCGCCATCGCCGGTGTCGTCGAGTGGAACGGCACTGACGGGCGCACCATGGAAGGGCGCGAACACGACGTGGGGGTGACCTGGGCAGGAGTCCGCCAGTGGCACGTGGACGGTTGCGGATCTACCTCGGGGCCGCCCCCGGGGTCGGGAAGACGTACGCCATGCTTGCCGAGGGGCAGCGGTTGCGTGCACGGGGCACGGATGTGGTCGTCGGCTTCGTCGAGCCGCACGGGCGTCGGCCGACCGCGGCCATGGCCGACGGTCTGGAGGCGACAGCCCGCCGTACGCTGAGCCACCGCGGTGCGCTCTTCACCGAGATGGATCTCGACGCGGTGCTGGCCCGCCGTCCCCAGGTCGCGCTGGTCGACGAGCTGGCCCACTCCAATGTTCCGGGGGCCCGCAACGCCAAGCGGTGGCAGGACGTCCAGGAGCTCCTGGACGCCGGCGTCGATGTTGTCACCACGCTCAATGTCCAGCACCTGGAGTCCCTCAACGACGTGGTACGGCAGATCACGGGGGTCACCCAGCGGGAGACCCTGCCCGACGAGGTGGCCCGCCGGGCCGACCAGATCGAACTGGTCGACCTGCCACCGGAGGTGCTCCGCCGCCGCCTGGTCCATGGCGACATCTATGCGCCGGACCGCATCGAGTCCGCCCTCACTCACTACTTCCGGGTCGGTAACCTCACCGCCCTGCGCGAGATCGCCTTGCTGTGGCTGGCCGACCGGGTGGAGGAAGGGCTGCAGCGCTACCGCGCGGAACATGGCGTCGTCGCTCCCTGGGAGACCCGGGAGCGCATCCTGGTGTCCCTGAGCGGCGGGCCGGAGGGCGAGACACTGATCCGCCGTGCCGCGCGGATCAGCGCTCGTACCCCCGGCACCGAGTTGCTGGCCCTCCACGTGGTCCGGGAGGACGGACTCGCCGACGTCGACCCGGCGGTACTGGACGCCCAGCGCACTCTTGTGGAGTCGCTCGGCGGCAGCTACCACCAGACCACCGGCGAGGATGTTGTCGATGCCCTGCTCCAGTTCGCCGAGGCGGAGAACGTCACCCAGATCGTGCTGGGCGCGAGCCGGCACGGTCGCCTCGCCTCCCTCCTGAGAGCAGGTGTGGGAGAGCGGACGATCAAGGGGTCCGGCCCCATCGACGTGCACATCGTCACCCATGGGGAGGCGGCAGGGGCTGCTGCGTCGAGGCTTCCGCATCCGAGCCGTGGCACGGGCCCGAGACGGTACTGGGCTGCGCTGGTCGGTGCCGTGGTGCTGCTGCCTGTACTGACGCTCCTGCTGACCGCGGTGCGTGGCCACCTCGGCCTCTCCAGCGACCTGGTGATCTATCTGCTCGCCGTCGTCGTGGTCGCCCTGGTCGGAGGGCTCTACCCCGCGTTGCTCGCCGCCATTGCCGCGGCGCTGCTCGCCGACTACTACTTCACCGCACCGGTGCACTCGCTGGCCGTCGAGCGCCCGGACGCGATTGCCGCGCTCGTGGTGTTCCTTGCCACGGCCGCTCTCGTCGGCACGGCAGCGGGAACGGCTGCTCAGCGTACGCACCAGGCAGTACGCGCGACATCTGAGGCGAGAGCGCTGAGCCGTCTGGCCGCCGCCATGATGCGTGGCCAGGACCTGACGGCACTGGTGGAGCAGATCCGGGAGAACTTCGGTCTCAGTGCGATCAGCCTGCTCGAAAGGGACCCGGAAGCATCTCCCGTGCCCCGCTGGTACGTGGTCGCCAGCGCCGGGGAGCGGCCACCGGAAAAGCCCTACGAGGCGGATGTGGAAAGCCCCGTCGACGACAATCTCACGCTGGCCGCGCGCGGCTCGGGACTGAGTACGCAGGACCAACGCGTCCTCGCTGCGTGCGCCGCCGAACTGGGGCTGGCACATGCGCGAGGGCGGATCGCCGGGTGTTCCGGTGGCACGGACGCCTTCGCTGACGCCGAACGTACCCGGGCATCCCTGCTTCTCGCGGCAGGACGCGATCTGCGTGCTCCGCTGCACACGGCCGAAGAAGCACTCGTGCGCCTGCGGAGTCGACGCGCCGTCGGGACTGTCCCGGAGGAGGCGCAGTTGCTGGAAGCTGCCCGTGCGGCGGTGCACCGTGCGGCGCAGCTGGTCACTGATCTCGACGATGTGAGCCGTCTGCACGCCGGGGCACTCGATCTCTACCTCCGCCCGGTCGACCTCAACGAGATGCTGGGTGCTGCCTTGGACGACCTCGGGCCCGGCGGTCACTCGATCATTCTGCGCCTGCCGGAACAGCTGCCCGACGTGATCGCCGACGCCGCTCTCCTCACCCGTGCGCTGACCGCCCTGGGGGCCGACGCATTGCGTCACAGCCCGTCGGACCGGCCCCCCGTCGTCACCGCCGGGGTCCAAGCCGGCCGCGTGATGATTCGGGTGGAGGACGGCACGCCCGACCGGGGCCCGGAACCGGGCCCCGGGGCTTCCCGGGCTCCGGGTCCCAGGGCCGGCAGCCTGGCCGTACGGCTGTCGCGCGACTTGGCCGAGGCCATGGACGGGACCCTGGAGACGGCCGCTGAGAGCCCCGGTTTCTCGGTGATGCTCACTCTTCCGAGCTCCGCGCCCGGCGGCAGCGCGACATCCAGCCGCAACGAGTGAATCCACGCACGTCACCGTCATCCCATCGGCGTACAGGGTGGCAGGGTAATTCCGACGCCAACTGATATAGCGTCATAAATGAATTGATCTCGTTTCCGGATCAACTCCATATGCCAGTCGGGAGGGCCCGAAAAGTCCCGTCCCTCATGACTTTGCGGGGTGCTTCGCGGGTGTCGGACATCGCGTACATCGGCCTCACGGCAGTGGTGTTCGCCCTCATCGGCCTGGCCGCCAAGGGGGTCGGACGCCTGTGAACGTGGAAAACGTCGTCGGCCTGATCGTTGCCGCGTGCCTCGTGATCTACCTGGTCATCTGCCTGATCTTCCCAGAGAAGTTCTAGGAGAAAGCCCGGATGAACGACACCCTCGCGGGCTGGCTCCAGGTGCTTGCCCTGGTGGTCGCGCTAGGTCTCTCATTTCGCCCGATGGGCTCCTACATGGCCCGCGTCCTGACCGCTGATCACCACGGGCGGGTCGAACGCCTGGTTTACCGGGCAGGCGGAGTGAACGGCGACGCCGACCAGAAGTGGTCGGTCTACCTGCGGAGCATCCTGGCCTTCTCAGCCGTATCGGTACTGTTCCTGTACGCATTTCTGCGCCTGCAGAACCATCTCCTGCTGTCCCTGGGAATGAAGCCGATTGCCGCGGACCAGTCGTTCAACACCGCGGCATCCTTCGTCACCAATACCAACTGGCAGTCGTATTCGGGTGAGTCGGCGATGGGGCATCTGGTCCAGATGGCGGGCCTCGCGGTGCAGAACTTCGTCTCCGCAGCCGTGGGGATTGCCGTCGTCGCCGCGCTGATCCGGGGCTTCAACCGGAAGAAGACCGATCGCGTCGGGAACTTCTGGGTGGACCTGACACGGATCGTGCTTCGCGTTCTGCTGCCACTGGCTTTCGTCTTCGCGATCGTTCTGGTGGCTGCCGGTGCCGTTCAGAATTTCCACGGAGTCCACGACATCACCACCATCGCGGGCGGGCACCAGGGCCTGACCGGAGGCCCCGTCGCCTCCCAGGAGTCCATCAAGGAACTGGGCACCAACGGCGGTGGTTTCTACGCCGCGAACTCCGCGCACCCCTTCGAGAACCCCAACGCCTTCACCAACCTGATCGAGATCTACCTCATGCTGGTCATCGCGTTCTCGCTCCCGCGGACTTTCGGGACGATGGCCGGCGACCACCGCCAGGGATACGCCGTCGTCGCCGTGATGGCATTGATCTGGGGCGCGTCGGTCGCCATCGTCACCGCCAACGAGCTGCACAGCGTCAGCAGCACCGCCGGTCACGCGGCCGGCGGAATGATGGAGGGCAAGGAGACGCGGTACGGGATCTGGGCCTCGGCCCTGTTCGCCGTGTCCACCACCCTCACGTCGTGCGGAGCGGCCAACTCCTCCCACGACTCGTACACGCCGGGCGGCGGCGGCATGACGATCTTCAACATGATGCTGGGGGAGATCGCGCCCGGCGGCGCCGGGTCCGGGCTCTACGGGATCCTGATCCTGGCGATCGTCGCGGTCTTCGTCGCCGGACTGATGGTCGGCCGGACACCCGAGTACCTGGGCAAGAAGCTCCGGGGCCGGGAGATGAAGTTCGCCTCGCTCTACATCCTGACCACGCCCGCGGTCGCACTGGTGGGGGCGGGGCTGGCGATGGCGCTCCCGGGGGAGAGGGCGGCCATGCTCAATTCCGGTCCGCACGGCTTCTCCGAGGTCCTGTACGCCTTCGCGTCGGCCGCGAACAACAACGGCTCGGCGTTCGCAGGGCTGAGCGTGAACACCGTCTGGTACAACACCACACTTGGTGTGGTCATGCTCGTCGGCCGGTTCCTGCCCATGGTGTTCGTCCTGGCGCTCGCCGGCTCGCTCGCAGAGCAACAACCTGTTCCGGTCACCGCGGGCACCCTGCCCACTCACCGGCCGCAGTTCGTCGGGCTGTTGACCGCAGTGATCCTCATCGTTGTCGGTCTGACCTACTTCCCCGCGCTCGCGCTCGGACCCCTGGCGGAGGGCCTGCACTGATGTCCACGACCGCCGCTCCCGCTCCCACCCCGCCCGGTGCCGGGCGTC
Protein-coding regions in this window:
- a CDS encoding cold-shock protein; amino-acid sequence: MATGTVKWFNSEKGFGFIEQDGGGADVFAHYSNIATQGFRELQEGQKVSFDVTQGQKGPQAENIVPA
- a CDS encoding DEAD/DEAH box helicase, whose product is MTRSERQDRPARNRPSRGRGTAQAKATAQGSGKGSGKASPRRKATPPQGEFALPETMTPALPAVEAFAELDMPAALLKTLAAQGVTDPFPIQGATLPNSLAGRDILGRGRTGSGKTLAFGLALLARTAGRRSEPKAPLALVLVPTRELAQQVTDALTPYATSVNLRMATVVGGMSISKQSGTLRRGAEVLVATPGRLKDLIERGDCRLDQVAITVLDEADQMADMGFMPQVVALLKQVEADGQRMLFSATLDKNIDRLVKMFLTDPVVHSVDPSAGAVTTMEHHVLHVLDETDKKVVATKIAAREGRVIMFVDTKRAADRFAKRLLASGVRAAALHGGRSQPQRNRTLDQFKNGQVTALVATNVAARGIHVDDLDLVVNVDPPTDHKDYLHRGGRTARAGESGSVVTLVLPEEKREMTRLMQDAGIAPRTTRIKSSDEELTRITGAREPSGVAIVIEVPQPTQPKPRTRPGGTGSGAGAGGGFRSGTRGRGRRGGGTGGAGGAGAQGAGGAGGSGRGSGAGRSGSSGRGGAPARGRRAA
- a CDS encoding ankyrin repeat domain-containing protein, with the translated sequence MTEDPMAEAAADGQSLFDALHEGEDAVVRLLRAGAAAESSDENGASPLYLAAVSDRPGVVRLLLAAGADPDRACGPESGDLPICGAACGGHTEVVEALLSAGARPDLREQFGFTALRWAVGLGHARTARTLLDHGADPCLPGPGGEAPLLLAVRRGSLETVRALLDHGAGAPEGVLEEALAEARRMLEVDLEQEMRGGLLDAYGDTDVHRISVHRAVIDGGETLTVELERNGEPFAGQDHQTGHGAIATLLETELGLLAPFEELARRALRSGSPDLDNWHASAEALRERGDEETRQAAAAWCSSGDPLRQAFGADVLTRLGQDPSGA
- a CDS encoding glycoside hydrolase family 35 protein produces the protein MADFTVGDDDHFRLDGRPVRLLSGALHYFRVHEAQWDHRLSMLRAMGLNCVETYVPWNLHEPQPGRFHDVAALGRFLDAAQRAGLWAIVRPGPYICAEWENGGLPVWVTGGFGRRVRTRDAGYLGAVRRWFAELLPQVVERQIDRGGPVIMVQAENEYGSYGTDQVYLRQVAAMLGEYGVSVPLFTSDGPEDHMLTGGSVPGLLATANFGSGAREAFRVLRRHRDAGPLMCMEFWCGWFEHWGAPPVVRDPAQAAEALREILECGASVNIYMAHGGTNFGGWAGANRSGPLQDQELLPTVTSYDYDAPVDEYGRPTEKFWLLRKVLAEYADGPLPELPDEPAGLAAPLRAALTGWASLQDVMEALGDEEQPESGVPPTFEELGVDRGLVRYRVGVPGPRRPYTLGVSGLRDRAVVYVDGVRRGVLSEEDGTLDEPVAGPAEVELWVESLGRVNYGPRLGEPKGITGGVLHERQFLHGVRARALRLDAFEDAAAVAGVPFVPVDGSGRSGLYRGSFELADTDGTGHAGLELPGWTRGFVWVNGFCLGRYWSAGPQRTLYVPGPVLRDGVNEVWVLEVEDAGAPYAELGPGLPVRTDTAAAAGTPEDARP
- a CDS encoding helix-turn-helix domain-containing protein, whose translation is MYHTWMRFFTPSPLHHRLGLVCLGVGLQHGALPTVGPRTLDHHVAVVINSGSGWFAGPDGRRMPVTGPSLIWLTPGTPHHYGADPATGWDESFVDFTGPATTTYTELGYIEPDRPLVPLSDTAAPRAAIGRMVRAARRGNPLLEVETGAAVHELLVALRRARADVSPDGDPVLQAMTRDAFQPLSVAEHAARHGMTPAELRTAVRRGAGCSPKDYLLGIRLGRAKELLATSDLPVAAVARRVGYDDPAYFSRLFARRVGTAPVRFREQQGRSVPGGWSDRVPDPDHPPTITP
- a CDS encoding chorismate mutase, which encodes MTTSDIDDSVGTELNRLRESIDNIDAAVVHMLAERFKCTQQVGHLKAAHQLPPADPAREGRQIARLRQLAESAHLDPAFAEKLLNFIVAEVIRHHERIADESANGTAGTRA
- a CDS encoding sensor histidine kinase, which codes for MARGRLRIYLGAAPGVGKTYAMLAEGQRLRARGTDVVVGFVEPHGRRPTAAMADGLEATARRTLSHRGALFTEMDLDAVLARRPQVALVDELAHSNVPGARNAKRWQDVQELLDAGVDVVTTLNVQHLESLNDVVRQITGVTQRETLPDEVARRADQIELVDLPPEVLRRRLVHGDIYAPDRIESALTHYFRVGNLTALREIALLWLADRVEEGLQRYRAEHGVVAPWETRERILVSLSGGPEGETLIRRAARISARTPGTELLALHVVREDGLADVDPAVLDAQRTLVESLGGSYHQTTGEDVVDALLQFAEAENVTQIVLGASRHGRLASLLRAGVGERTIKGSGPIDVHIVTHGEAAGAAASRLPHPSRGTGPRRYWAALVGAVVLLPVLTLLLTAVRGHLGLSSDLVIYLLAVVVVALVGGLYPALLAAIAAALLADYYFTAPVHSLAVERPDAIAALVVFLATAALVGTAAGTAAQRTHQAVRATSEARALSRLAAAMMRGQDLTALVEQIRENFGLSAISLLERDPEASPVPRWYVVASAGERPPEKPYEADVESPVDDNLTLAARGSGLSTQDQRVLAACAAELGLAHARGRIAGCSGGTDAFADAERTRASLLLAAGRDLRAPLHTAEEALVRLRSRRAVGTVPEEAQLLEAARAAVHRAAQLVTDLDDVSRLHAGALDLYLRPVDLNEMLGAALDDLGPGGHSIILRLPEQLPDVIADAALLTRALTALGADALRHSPSDRPPVVTAGVQAGRVMIRVEDGTPDRGPEPGPGASRAPGPRAGSLAVRLSRDLAEAMDGTLETAAESPGFSVMLTLPSSAPGGSATSSRNE
- the kdpF gene encoding K(+)-transporting ATPase subunit F, whose amino-acid sequence is MNVENVVGLIVAACLVIYLVICLIFPEKF